The following is a genomic window from Saccopteryx bilineata isolate mSacBil1 chromosome 4, mSacBil1_pri_phased_curated, whole genome shotgun sequence.
ttgaaattatttttgctCTTGAGATTAAGAAAAGGCTGTCAAAGTTAAAATGTGTACGTTTCAGATGAGGCAGCGCTGCTGATGTAAACACTGCAAATTTCCTTTGTACTAGATTGGGGCAtaagcattaaaatatattttcttaaacttttatttattgattatagagagaggagagagagagagagggagaaaggggggcaaggagcaggaaacattatcccgtggtagttgcttctcatataccGGAATGTCTTCaaataagcccagggttttgaaccagcgacctcagtgttccaggtcgaggctttatccactgcaccaccacaggtcagccaaaaTAATATGCAGAAAAAACATGACATGACATTTctgaagtgttttcttttttctcttttattttttgagagacagagagatggagagagggacagacaggaaaggagagagatgagagatgaaaagcctcagttcttcattgattgcttctcatctgtgccttgaccagggtgaagaaagaagaggaaagaagggaaaagaggagggaaagggaagaagaagaaagaagaggagagtggggggggggggagaaggagaaaaagaaatggtcataaaaaagaagaaatcttaccatctgcaagagcatggatgaacctagagggtattatgttaagtaaaataagctagtaagagaaagacaaatacaataagatttttacttatatgtgaaatctaaagaataataaaaacaaacaaaggagaAACAGACTCAGGTACaaaaaacagactgatggttggcagagggaaggggaattgggtgaaaaatgtaaagggattgagaagattggtagttacaaaatagtcataggtATGTAAAGTACACTATAAGAGATATAGTCAACAAtgtaatataaataagtaaatataatattgtaataactatgtatggtgctagTTGGCTACTGGAAATATTAGGGGTACGCTTTATaattatatgattgtctaaccactacgctgtatacctgaaactaatacaaaataataaatgtaaatgtaaacaagttaaaaaatttattttattgaaaaaaaatacttgccACTGAAAGCATATGGCCACCAGTCCAAGAATTTCTGCTTTAGAGCTAATCAACAAcctgtcttttttaaaaactgctattTAAATCTCTGTTTTAGAAAAGGAGCTCAAGATATTTCGACTTCTACCCCCTAAAACTGTCCTTTTAATGGCCATGAATACTGGATTTTGTGCATCTCTGCATGTGCcatctgaaacaaataaaatggctTCCACGAGCTTTCATCTTCCCAGtgttcaaaaacatttaaaatgaatgtACATAGTAGGTCATTAGTCATGATACTCTGCGATTTGAAGTTGGCTGAAATATGTAATAGATTTATACAAACATGTATTTGCTTTCAAAATGGTCAATTGACTTTTTCAGTCTGATAAAGTACATTCAAAGTAAGGTGTACAAAGGAAAGCAGAACAAAGGGCTGaatttggttatattttcttatttgtttcttgtgtgtttttttaagtctCGCCAATTAAATTTTTTAGACTTCAACTGCTTTGGGCCACTAAAGTTTCAAGATAAAATTACTAACAGCCATTTACTCattttgacagagagacagaagggaaggaagagagatgaaaagcatcaattcatagtttagttgtttattgattgcttttcatacatgccttgaccaataatctttttttttctgagataggAAGacggtgagaagcatcaactcatagttgctttcactttagttgtgcactgattgcttctcatatgtgccttgataggggctgaaccagtgtccccttgctcaagccagcaactttgggcttccatgccagtgacctttgggatcatgtggacaatATCCCTGCTCAAATCAACACTGTTCAGAGGAGCCTGCACTCAGAGCCAATGACTTCAGGACTTTAAACTGGctacctgagcattccaggtcaatgatttatctaccatgccaccactggtcaagctatttcttattttatacctGAACTCTCCAATTTGGCTTATGGAGACTCCATTATGTGACCCTAATATACCCTTAACTTCCCTTATGCAGATCTGCACTATTTGAGCATATCTCTTCAAGCTAGAAGgcaatttaaaatgtgtaaggtatACTTCATCAGTAAGAAGAAATTGAGATCTAGGGTCTCATTCATAAAATTAAAGCAAATCTTAGAGGTGAAGgcatacaaattggtagttacaaaacagtcattgAGATGTACAGTACAGAATAGggagtacagggggtccttgggttacagcacagctccattcctatgacagtgacgtaacctgaattttggtgtaagtcgaaacacaccttagcctaagtcacttacctatcctaactggTACATGCTGTTGATGCTGGTGATCCAGCCACAAAACTAGCaatctttccatctcaatcaTTATGCCACTTCACTGTTTAATCAGTTGATTTCACAGGGGCTAATCCCTTTACATGCTCTAGATTAGTCTTAATCCTTGATAATTGTTGCTACAGTAGAGCTGCAAAGGTTTAGCACGTGGCCCATGTTCATCGctgattcttctttttctgatctcttataatgtctaatttcacttccatTATGATGGCATTCCTCTTCATTGAAGCACTATCATCTGAAGACTGACTTtcgtttaggagccatgataagggccagaAAGTtgccaaacaaaacacaaacagaacacttgcacttttaacagttcaAAGTAGCTTAGGTAAACATACCgggctgagatcagtaaacaagattaccactgagttaagaaaactgagaagaaaacaaacaaatcaggacttcaaagaggctctaataggccctggccagttggctcaggctctaataggccctggctggttggctcagcggtagagcgttggcctggcgtgcgggggacccgggttcgattcccggccagggcaaataggagaagcgcccatttgcttctccacaccccctccttcctctctgtctctctcttcccctcccgcagccaaggctccattggagcaaagatggcccaggcactggggatggctccttggcctctgccccaggcactagagtggctctggtcacggcagagcgatgcccgggaggggtagagcatcgccccctggtgggcagagtgtcgcccctggtgggcgtgccgggtggatcccagccgggcgcatgtaggagtctgtctggctgtctctccccgtttccagcttcaaagaaaaaaaaaaaaaaaggctctactatgtaaggagatcacagctggaggaagcctacaagtcatagagaataataggtaggcagagaagcataagtcatatggttcaacaagataaatcctctgataaagtcttggatgaatccgaagtaatcaaattacctgatgcagagtataaaataatgattttttttttaaataatgatttttaggatgcttaaaaatctcaaagctacaatggatcgacttaatgaacacttcaataaagaaactgaaagcatcaaaaaggacacggaaatcataaagaagaaccagacagaaatgacaaacacaatatcagaaatgaagactacactggaaggaattaaaagcaggctggatgaagcagaggatcgaatcagcgacttagaggacaagataagtgaaagcatggaagcggaacagcaaaaagaaaagagactgaaaaaatctgaggaatctctaagagagctctgtgacaacctaaagagaaatgacatccacatcataggggttcctgaagaagacgagaaagaacaaaggatagagaccttgttcaattaaatcatagctgaaaacttccctaaattgatgcaggaaaaagtcacacaagatcaagaagcacagagaactccagtaaaaagaaactcaaaaaaatctacaccaagacacatcataattaaaatgccaaagctaatagataaagagaaaatattaaaagctggtagagaaaaaaaggctatcacctacaaaggagcccccataaggatgacatcagcttctcaacagaaacacttaggccaaagggaatggcaagacaaattcaaagtaatgcagaataagagcctacaaccaagacttctttatccagcaaagctattgtttaaaattcaaggagaaataaaaagcttccaaaaaaaaaaattcaagaaattcattacaaccaaaccaatgctgcaagaaatgttaagaggcctcttataaacagaacaaagggtgaAAAGAacatagtaaaagaggaatataactttaaggaataaaatggcaataaacaactacatatcaataaccttaaatgtaaatggattaaatactccaatcaaaagacataggatagctgaatggataagaaaacaggaccccgtacatatgctgtctacaggagacgcacctcaaaacaaaagatacacatagactgaaagtaaaaggatggaaaacaatatttcatgcaaacaaacatgaaaaaaagttggggtagcaatacaatacctgacaaaatagattttaaaacaaagactatagtaagggataaagaagatcaatacatagtgataaagggagcaatccaacaggaagaaataaccattataaatatctatgcacctaatatagaagcacctaaatatataaagcagattttgatggacataaagggagagatcaacagcaatactataatagtaggggatttcaataccccactaacatcaatggatagatcctcaagaaaaaagttagcctgacctgtggtggcacagtggataaagcgtcgacctggaaatgctgaggtcgctggttcgaaaccctgggcttgcctggtcaaggcacatgtgggagttgatgcttctagctcctacccccttctctctctctgtctctttctcctctctctccctctctgtctctctctcctctctaaaaatgaataaataaaataaaataaattaaaaaccatgCTAGAAaattaggctttaaaaaaaaaaaaaaaaaagttaaagaaacaacagaattaatggatacactagatcaactggatttaatagatatcttcagaaccttccaccctaaagcagaaaaatatacattcttttcaagtgctcacggtacattttctaggatagaccacatattaaggcataaaacgagtctcaacaaatttaagaagattggaaccatatcaagcatcttctctgaccacaatggcataaaactagaaatcagctacaataggaaaactgaaaaatactcaaacacttggaaactaaacagcatgttattaaacaatgaatgggtcaatgagatcaaggaagaaataaaaaatttccttgaaacaaatgaaaatgagcatacaacaactcaaaatctgtgggacacagcaaaagcagtcctgagagggaagttcatagcattacaggcatgccttaagaagctagaaaaagcacaaataaacaacataatcctgcaactaaaagaactagaaaaagaagagcaagtaaagcctagaggaagtagaaggaagaaaataagaaagatcagagcagaaataaatgacatagagactaaaaaaacaatacagaggatcaatgaaatgaagagctggctctttgaaaaagtaaacaagattgatgaacccttagccagactcaccaaaaaaaaaaaaaagagaatggactcaaataaaattagaaatgagggtggagaagtaacaacggacacagtagaaatgcaaaggattgtaAATAagtactataaagaactgtataccaaaaaattagacaacctaggtgaaatggacaaattccttgaaaaatgtaatctttcaaaaatcaatctggaagaatcagaaaacctaaatagacctattacaacaaatgagatagaaacagttaccATAAAACTCCCAACAGACAAAACCCCTGGGCCAGattgcttcacaggcaaattctaccaaacattcaatgaagaactaactcctatccttctcaagctatttcaaaaaattcaagaggagggaaaactccaagctctttttatgaggcgagcataattttgattctaaaaccaggcaaaaagAACTCAAaccaggccaatatccctgatgaatttagatgctaaaattctcaacaaaatattagcaagccggatccagcaatacatgaaaaaaatcatacaccatgatcaagtgggatttattttgaggaggcaaggctagtacaataatcgcaaatcaatcaatgtgattcatcacataagcaaaaggaaggacaaaaaccacatgataatatcaacagatgcagaaaaagcattcgataaaatccagcactcatttatgatcaaaactctcagcaaagtgaaaatacacagaacatacctcaacatgataaaggccatctatgacaggcccacagccaacatcatactcaatggactaaagttaaaagcaatccccttaagatcaggaccaaggcaggggtgcccctttcaccactcttattcaatatagttctggaagtcctagccacagcaatcagacaagaagaagaaataaaaggcatccaaattggaaaagaagtaaaactatcattatttgctgatgatatgatactgtacctagaaaaccctaaagtcgcagtcaaaaaactactggacctgataaatgaatacagcaaggtggcaggatataaaattaatactcagaaacctgaggcatttttatacaccaatactgatctgtctgaaagagaaattaagaaaacaatccccttcactattgaaacaaaaataaataaataaaatgcctagcagtaaatttaaccaaggaggttaaagacttgtactcagaaaactacaaaacattgataaaataaatcaaggaagatacaaaaagtggaagcatataccgtgttcatggctaggaagaataaacatcattaaaatgtccatattacccaaagcaaatttataaattcagtgcaattcctattaatataccaaggacatacttcaaagatatagaacaaatattctaaaaatttatacggaaccaaaaaagaacacaaatagcctcagcaatcttgaaaaagaagaataaagtgggtggtatcacacttccagacatcaagttatactacaaggccattgtactcaaaacagcttggtcctggcataagaacaggcatataaatcaatggaacagaacagagaacccagaaataaacccacacctttatgaacaattgatatttgacaagggagatgacagcatacaatggagtaaagacagtctttttaacaaatggtgttgggaaaattggtcagctacctgccaaaaaatgaaacaaatcacCAACTCacacctttcacaaaaataaactcaaaatggataaagaacttaaatgtaactcaagaaaccataagcatcctagaggaaaacataggcaataagctctctgacatcactcacagcaatatatttgctgattatcTCCacatgcaagggaaataaaggacaggataaacaaatgggactatatcaaactaaaaagcttttgcacagctaaagacaatatgaacaaaataaaaaggcaaaccacacaatggaagaacatattcgacaatacgtctgataaggggttaataaccgaaatttataaagaacttataaaactcaacaccaggaagataaacagtccaatcaaaaactgggcaaaagaaatgaacagacacttctccaaagaggacatacagatggccaataggtatatgaaaaaatgctcaacatcactaatcattagagaaatgcaaattaaaaccacaatgagatatcacctcccaccagtcagaatggcgctcatcaacaaaatagcAGAgttaagtgctggtgaggatgtggagaaaagggaaccctcctgcactgctggtgggaatgcagactggtgcagtcactgtggaaaagagtatgaagattcctcaaaaaattaaaaatcaaaccaccttttgacccagccatcacaattttaggaatatatcccaagaacaccacatcaacgattcaaaaggagaaatgcacccccatatttatggcagcattgtttacaatagccagcattgtttacaatagccaagatctggaaacagcccaagtgtccgtcagtggacaagtggattaaaaagcagtgatacatatacacaatggaatactatggggccatgaaaaagaaggaaatactattttttgcaacaacatggatggaactggaaactattatgttaagtaaaagaagccaggcagagaaagaaaaatatcatatgacctcactcatatgaggaatccgatgaacaatatgaactgaggagcagaatagagacagaggcaggatcaaaggatccaaaaggaaagcagacagagggaaaggggatgacagggtgacaggatgggaagagagcagaaaagcaaatcctagaggcaAGGGGGGAGATCGTTATggagagggggacagggagaatgtactggggaacatggaggacacaataaattaatttttaaaaagaaactaaaaaaaaaaaaataaacaaaagataaaattgaacaattataacaatatactgtaataaaagttatgtgaatgtgctgctctctctctctccctgaaaatattttattgtactgaACTCACCCTTCTTCCTGTGACATCACAATGACTACATGAGGAAATGAAGTGAGGTACTCCGAAGAGCATGCATTTTAAAACATGAGTTGATTGTCCTCATCAGTTAACTTAGTAAGAGCTACTTCACAAAATGGGGCACTTATCGGAAGCAaccaacaaatgcttccctccctctccctctaaaatcaatttaaaaaaaagacatgagtTGATCACTTCTGAGATTTTACATTTAGTATTTCTAACCACCATTGACCACAGGAAACTGAAACAGCTGATAAAGGGGTACTACTGTATCTAAGTATATCAACGTACCAGTTGGGGTTCAGAAACAAGTCTTGAATACACATTCAGGAATGTGTACTGGCAAGAATGAAATAGTCTATTCCTTAAGGGACTTGAGTGAGCCGGTTCCCAAAGCTCAGACATCGTCAATTAGAGTCCAAAGGGGATATAGGACTCTTAACAATACAGAATCTCAGTCCTTAGAACATGAACACAAGGGCAAAAGTAGGCCAGGAATTCAAAGTTGGGCAAGGACTTGTTACATTTCTCCAGCTTCAGATAAAGACTCCTCCTACAGATAAGATCAGGGTTAAGCATACACATTGGATAAAGTTCAGGGACAAAGCAGTGGATCTAGCAGTGAAGAAATGAGGGTTACAAAGGGTGATACTCCAGTAGGACCTGACAAGGATGCTAACATGGTTGCTTTGTGACAAAAAGGTTCCTAGTTGCTCTGGTAACCCCAATACATGTtgtataaatagaatttttaaaaaatattttatttattaattttacaccgagaggagctgggggggggggtagtgaaGTTATTGCTTCactcttagctgttcattggttgcttgcatTATgcgtcttgaccaggcaagcccagggtttcgaacaggcaacctcagctttccaggtcgacgctttatccactgcaccaccacagggcataaaagttttattaatagTATCCCATCAATGATTATAATGTTACATTTTGCTGGGCTTGAGAGATTTCTTATCATTAAGATGTTTATGGAAGAAAGTTTGAATTTGCTGCCATGCATCTACATGTGCCCTTGAATGAGCCTTTGGCTCACCTCCATAGAATACTCCTACACGCACTACTGCATGCACAGAGGCTCtggaaggaggaaaataaggtgGGTCAATACAATGACCAGTTCCTGGGTAGTAGATTATCTGGGGTCTGTCTTTCCCATGTGCCTGTAACCGTTCAGAGGCTATATGAGCATAGAATTCACTATTCCAGCTACGATCATTCAGGCCAACAATAAACAGGAAGGGCCCCTGGGCCCTTTCTAATGGAATAATACTTTGGCGGTAGGGTTCCTCCAGTGGATTGTTCCAAATATTCATGACATCCAAAAGGCCCGACTCAGTGGTTGTTTGTTTCCTTG
Proteins encoded in this region:
- the LOC136335937 gene encoding acyl-coenzyme A thioesterase 6-like isoform X2; this translates as MHLEYFEEAVDFMLQHPKVKGPGVGLLGFSKGGDLCLSMASLLKRISATVLINTCVANTIAPLHYKDMIIPDLGNDPRKQTTTESGLLDVMNIWNNPLEEPYRQSIIPLERAQGPFLFIVGLNDRSWNSEFYAHIASERLQAHGKDRPQIIYYPGTGHCIDPPYFPPSRASVHAVVRVGVFYGGEPKAHSRAHVDAWQQIQTFFHKHLNDKKSLKPSKM